The genome window CCACCCCAACCCAAGCCTTTCCTGGGCCCCTGAGGCACCATGTGGCAGAATATAGTCTCTCTTGAAATGCATACTTACTGACATCAAAGGCATAGAGAACATTGCAGGCCCCTTCGGTGTCATTCCGCCCGCCCCAAAGGAAGACCATGTCGTCGATGAGGACGGTTGAGTGTCCATATCGCATGTAAGGGACCACAGGAGCCTGCCCGCGGATGGCGGGCCTCACTGGGGGCAGCTTTGTCCAACGCAAGGACACTGTGGGCACAGCTCTGCTCAGCCCTGGGAACCTCCCTCCAGGCTGTCCACCTTTCCCCAAACCAATCCCCTTGGCCACAGGGACCACCACCAAACCTCATTCAGCCACCCATTCCCCTCCCTGATGTGGGCACCCAGGGACAGTCCCAACGTTGGCTTACCTGCATTGAAAATGTGCACATCTATCTGACGCAGTGTCTCATAGTCTTCACCAGAGCAGTAACCCCCGAAGGAGTATACCCGGTGCCCAACAGCCACTGCAGCATGGTTCACCCTGCGGGGCCCGCCCTCCAGGTGCACTGTCCACCGTAACATCCCCTGGGCCACTGGTTACAGCAACATGCCCCCCCGGCACGGCCTGCTGCCTCTGCTACCTGCACACAAGTCAGGGCCACGGGCTTCTGAGGCAAGACTTCTTCCCAGCTCACTGTGACTCTGTCCAGGACTAGCACTTGCCTTCAAGTGTCACCCTGGTAGCCCTCCCACACCACCCCTTTGCAGGGACACTAGTCATAGCTCAGGTGGCTGGCCCTGGCCCAAGGGACCTGCTGAGGTCAAGGAGCTGGCCCAGGGGACCTGCTGAGGTCAGGGAGCTACCCCTGGCCCTGTGTTCTCCAACAGCAAAGGGTGGGGCCACTCCAGCCTGATCCCCAGCTTAGAATCTGCTGATCATGGTTGTCCCCTACTCCTGGAAGCTCCACTCTGTCCCCATCTTGAAACAAACTTTAAGCCCCCTTCCCAGGCTGGGTATGTTTTCTTGTCTCTGCTCTGCTTACTGCCACCTCTCTAAGAATCTCTGTGTTCTTTAAGGTGGGGAAAGGGATCTCAAAATACTCACAACTATTAATAGCTCAGCCAGCCCCAGACAGTCCATTGAAAGCTGGCACGGGTGCTTCAAAGCAGAAAAGCTTTTAGGCTCTTAGAGTGGAACAATGCCCCTACCCAGGACAGGGTGGAATTGATCCAGGACCTCCATGTTAATACGGTTGGTTAGCCCCTCACAGGGAGCTCTTGTCAAGCTGAACTTTTGTCATCGGGGTCACCCAGGGCCCCCCACAAGCACAAGGAGTTCCTCCCACAGCTGTGCCTGGTATGTTGCCAGGACTGGGAACTTACGCCAGAAAGGTATGTGTATGCTTGGGATTGGtgatggggtgggggttgggaggggggGTTTTCTCTTTTTGCCACTTCCCCAACCCTGCTATTGTGGTAGAAAACAAGCCATTTCCAGCAGTTCTTCCCCAACTTGGGTCCATGAaagggggacaggggtggggatgTGCactggaaaggagaaagggggcaAAAATGCCTTTGAGCGGGACATGAGAAAGACCCAGCATGAAAGGTCATGATCTCTTAAAGACAACCTGCCAACCTAGTGATAATAGGTACACTTGAGGGCTCTTTCAGGGAAATCCTCTCGAAACTGGCAATGCCTTTGCTGCCAGGCACCTGCTTGGGTTTGGGTGGATCATCTGCTCCCTGTTCAAGAAGCCCTGGCAGAAGGAAGGGCCAAGCAGAACCTTAGGCACAAAAAAAGCTCAAATAAGGGAGGCAGGCCTCTTGTAGGAAAGAGATGTGGTTTTCAGCTGGCTTGCCAGTCCCACCCACCcaacctcccccaaccccacacccCAAGCTCTAAATAGCCACCCTACCCAACCTGAAATATCTCCAACAGGAAGCTACTCTCACTTCATTACTCCTGCTCTCAATCCAGAATATCTTGGATCTGGGCTTGTGCGCACAGTTAAGCGGTCCAAAGGCTTAAGAATTGAAGTCCTTCATCTTCCCTCATAGCCTCTATTCTCCCCCCCTTTCCGAAAGGTCAAGGTAAAGCAAAAAACGCACAGGAGAAGGGATAAGCAATGCAAaccaaagatgaagaaagaaatctTAGTTTCTCTTCCATAAGGACAATTCAAATTCAAGGAGAAAAAGCCCTTAGGGTCTTAGGGGCTTCTTTTATCTCTGGGTCTCACTGATCCTCCATCACTAATGCATTTTCAAGCTTTTTCGATCCGCTTAATGTATCTACCCCTCTTTCTGGTCTCTTGCAATTTAGACTCCCCATTTCTGGCCCTTCTTTATCTCCTGAGAGCTTTGtagttttcccatttttccttctCCCACCACTTCAAGCTCCACCCAACAGCCCTCCATTTTCCCACCTCCactaagagaagaaaatttaacatGTACTGACCACATATATTCTCCCCTGAATATGACTCTATCCCTGTCTTCTTCTAGACACCCCAGCCTCCCATCCCCCACAAAGCCAGgcaccaccctccacccctcGCCGCTTCCATTATGTTCAGCTTCTCCGTTCTCCTCATAACCCAGTCTTCCTTCCGATTTCCTTCAGTGCCTCCTCCAGCCACCAGGTCTCTTCCACTGGTCTCCTCAGcatcctcccccagccctgctttCCCCATTAACACTCTCCCATCATCCCCCTAgttcactccccacccccacctcatcACTCTCAGGCCCCTCCCCCGCGACTCCAGCGGTAGGTATGGGcgaccccagcccctccccaatTCTTCCTTCCCCTCAACCCATCCCAGGCTACCTGccaggccgggccggggcggggccgcgggtcCTCGCGCTGCCTGCAGCCTAGAACCCGTTGCGCGCCAACCGACGCCTCGGTCCCCAACGAGATAAACACTGCCAGGCTCCGTCCTTCCGGCGGGCAGCTGTGCGCGCGCGTGCAGTCCGAGCTAAGTGACCGAAGCCTTCCGGGACTTGTAGTCCGAAGGTTTCCCGAGGGACGTGAGGGCGGCGGCGGAGTGGGCAAGCGCCGAAGGAGAGATTCTGCGCATGTGCAGATATGTGTCAAACCCGAGGGGGTCGCTGGGTAATGCAGTCCTTTGTTTTCTGGGCTGGGAATGGCGGAGGCGGGCAAGGGGCGGACTCCTCGTCCTCGCTAGCGTCAATCATGAGCATGGGGCGGGGCTGGAGGACTAGGCTCCCCGGCCCGTCCTGCCCCGCCGGAAGTGAAGGTGCGAGTTCGGCCGCGGGCTCTGAGCGGGTGAGGCGCGCGGAGACACCAGCGCGGAGACTCAGTGGGGCGGGTGGGGGACGCCGCCCCTGAGGCCTGGAGGGCGTCTGTCAGGCGGTACGAAGGGGAACCTctaggagaagggagaaggggcgAGTAGGCCCTGTCTGGTGACCCGGGATTCCCAAGCGGGGGTGGGTTTCTCGTGGCGGTGTTTTTTAGGAGGTTGCAGAGCCTCTGGTTGGGCTTATTAAGGAATTGGCAGAGCAAGGCGGGTGGGGCCCTGTTGAAGATAAGAGCCCCGACTCGGAGAGTTAAGAGAGTGGAAGAGAGGGGGATGCAAGAATCTTGGGGATGGGAGCTGGTTTTGTAGACGCAAAAGGAGACCACAACGTGCTGGATGAGAGAATGAATGTGGTTTCATCCAATCCCTATCCTGCCTCCCTGTTCTTACAGCCCCTGCCCGGATGGCAGCAGTCGTTCTAGGGGGAGACACTATGGGCCCTGAGCGTATCTTCCCCAATCAGACTGAGGAACTGGGGCCACATCAGGGCCCTTCAGAAGGCACTGGGGATTGGAGCAGTGAGgagcctgaggaagagcaggaggaaaCGGGGGCAGGCCCAGCTGGCTACTCCTACCAGCCCCTCAACCAAGATCCTGAACAAGAAGAGGTAGAGCTGGCGCCAGTGGGGGATGGAGAAGATGTAGTTGCTGACATTCAGGATCGGATCCAGGTATGATGGAGGGTGTTCCTGAGTAGGTGAAGCTAGAATTCCTGAAAGGCTGGACCTGAACTGTCTTCTCTCTGGCTCCGTAGGCCTTGGGGCTTCATTTGCCAGACCCACCATTAGAGAGTGAGGATGAAGATGAGGGTGGAGCTACAGCATTAAGCAACCACAGTTCTATTCCCATGGACCCAGGTAAAAGAGACCATTCTTTCATTGTGGAATAATTATGAAGGAAATGGAGGGGGCTGAGTCAGTAGAAGGAAGTTACAGAGGAACACCTTATTTCTAAAAACATAGTTTACAAACTAAGATTCTGCAGACTTTAGCATCCAGGTGAAATGTTATTCTGCTAGACTTGGGGATGGGCAGGCTTGTCTAGACATAACAAGATGGATTTGGTGACCCCCACCATCCCAAAAGCTCTGAGTTGGTGCAAAGATTGGGAAGGGCAACTTGTCCCATTTTTTCTATCCCCTAACTGGTCTCTGGCTGTGATTTCAGAACACGTAGAGCTGGTGAAAAGGACGATGGCTGGAGTAAGCCTGCCTGCACCAGGGGTTCCTGCCTGGGCTCGGGAGATATCGGATGCCCAGTGGGAAGATGTGGTACAGAAAGCCCTCCAAGCTCGGCAGGCATCCCCTGCCTGGAAGTGACCACACTGAGAGCTGCCTTATCTCCCTACATTCCAGGCCAGAACCAGCAGAGGACTGAACACATCCCTGGTTGTAATGTCCATCTCCATCCTCACTGTCTCCCTTTTCACATCAAGGCAAATCAGACTTCTTCTCAGAGACCCACTTTATTCAGTTCTGTACATAAGGGGACATCGGCCCAAGCCCAACCCACCTTAGCATGTATCATTCTGTGGAGAATAAAGCACCCTATGTACACAGCCAAAAGCCATACTGCCTGTGCCCCTGGAACCTGGGTCCAGCCCTTCTCAGCCCTTTCCCCTTCCAAGGTCCTAAAAGAGACAAGTGAGGGCCTTTCCAGCATCAGcagaaacaaggaaataaataggTGTTGGCGGAAGCTATGCTTGGGGCACTgctccctgcttccttctttctagCTATGAGAACCAATAGCATAGGAAAGCAGTCAGCTCCAGGGTGGTCCCTTCCATGTTTGTGatcccagggctgctgctgacCACAGAGGGGGCACAGGGTAGGGTATTTTCTCATCCCCCTTCTTGTCCATCTGGGCCCTATATTCATCACGTATTGTCCATAGcatatacttttctctttttgaccTCCCATGTTGTCTTGGTCAGGCAGTGGGAAAGAGGACATAATATAACCCCACCAACCTGCACACTGCTGGGGTTGGGGGCCTATTTGTGCTGCCGGGGGTTGGCTTCCCTCCAGCTATTCACTCCAGGGGCCAATGGGGCTTGACATAACTTTGGTGAGGATAATCTCCTGCTGTTCCCTATATGCTTCTgcaggggggagagaggaggagagaactCAAATGAGAATGAAGGGAAGAATAGAGGAGCATATGTATTCCTGTTTGTGTATTTCTCAGAGTAGCCTCAAGTAGCTGTGGGGTTAGGAACAGGAGGGGCACAGCCATCCCCAGGTTGTCTGAGCACTGAGCATCTGAGTGCTCAACCTCTCTGTACTAGCCACAGGGAGGCATGAACACATTTTGGGGAGAAGAGGGACTACTCTGTTGGTGTCCCTGCTTCAAGTGCCCATATCCCCTCCACAGAGTAGCTACAGAGGCGCTGCCTTGCCCCAAGGCAGCCAGTAGGGAACCGAAAGTGGAGGACTAGGGCAGCGTCCCAGGGCTGAGTGGGCTGTGGCCCTGTGGTGGGAAAGTGTGGGGGTCAGAGAGCCTCCTGGCTGGCAGTTAGGAACTCTTCCGCCCGCTTGTGTGCCTCCAGTGCCTTGATGGTGTACACATCCTGGGGCAGCTCTGACTTCCTCCGCAGTAGCACTTTCTCCTTCTTGATGTCCTTTAGCATCTGTGTGTggacagggaggagaggaatGGTGACTAATTCCCAGTGAATTCTGTTGTTTCCTCCCCTTATTCTTTGGCTCTGCTGCTCTTGTCTCCCTTCCCTTCCAGAGCTATTATTTCTAATCTACCCCACCCCCTgtgccctcccacctgcacagCCTCAGTCTCCACCGTCCTCTTCAGAAGCTGGATGTCCTCTGCTGTGGGGGTCTCTGTCTCCATCGAGTACACAGGGGGCAGCGGTGGAGGAGCTCGGAACATGGGATACTGAGAGCGAGAGGAGGCAAGGATGAGCGGTGAGAGCCACTTCAGACGTTTGTGGGCCTGTCTGCCTTATATTCCACCTACAGCAAACTCTTCCCCAGCTCAACATGGGCCCCTCTGTTCATAGCAGTGGCAGAAAAACCTCACCTGGGGATTAAGCCGGGCAAGCTCCTCGATTTTTTGCCacatctcttccctttccttcattCGGAACCGGCCTCTGAGGGAGCAAAAGTAGAATTGGGGCTGGGCTTGACAGAAGCAAAGTGAGCTGGTGGTAGAAGATGAAAGTCTCCCGGGGAGAGAGATACTCACTTCTGCTTCTCTGCCTTATATTGTTGTGTGCAGTCATCAAACAGCTTCTGATTCATTTCCATAAACAGCTTCAGGGCATTATAGATCAGTCCATGGATTGTCCTGCCACCCAGAAGAAAGATGAGGTATAGGAGGCCAGAGCCTGCCATTAGTGCCAGGACCCCAATTTGTCCTCTCCTAGGGGGTGTCTCTGTTAGgagttttctttctcatttactaCTCCCATTTCATAAACTTCTATAAAGTATAAGCAGATAGCTCTGGCCAAGTCATGTGACTTGAGACAGTCTTTACAAATATTGGTCTAACTGtccatcctccccccaccccatgctccAAGGCCTACCTTGTTCCCACCACTTCCTACTCTCTAACCCACACTAATGGTGTCCTAGCAGCATGATGGACTGCATCTGCATAGACTGCACTATACTTGCTTTTAGTAGTAAAGTCTTTACAACTCCAGGATTCTTCCCACATACTGTCTAAGAGGATCATATCAGCTTCCCATAGCATAGAAATTATACCTCCAAAGCTGTGATGTGACCTGCAGAATAGCTGGCCCCAAGGATGCAGACTGCTACCCTGCTGTTTGGTATCATGGAAATCTCTCACATGGGCATCTTTCTTCTCCAGTCAGTCCCTCACGGTCCTATCAATATGCAGTGGGCACCAGTCCCACTTGCTGACTGACCAGGTTAAGATCCCTGGCTCCTTAGTTCTTTCACACTCTTCAAAGGTTCCAAAACCAGATCCCCACCCCAGCACCTTACTTGTTCCAGTGACTCTTGGAGTTCCTGTAGAGTGCAGGGAACATGATGGGGAGGACTCGGGCAGCATTGTCACTTATCAGGCTCATGATATACTCATTGTTCCAGTAATAGAGAGCACGCTCTGCCACCTGGTGGGGAGAAGTGGGACTCAGTGAGGGTATTGCTTGTTTCACTCAAGACCTGGGTTTctaggaggcagggacagggatATGCTGGGTCTGAGTGTCACCTGGAAATGGGGGCTGGAGACACATTTGGCAAGCTGGCGGAAGAGTGGTTCCATCACTTTGCTGAACTCTGAAGGTTCAATGACGTCCAGAATCTCCTCTAGTTCATTCAAGAACATCACCTCCTTAGGGCTGTGGGTCTTGGGCCAAAAtttgagaagtcccacaatcacCTGTGAAAAGAGGAGGACATGGGGATAAAATCCTCTATACCTGCCTGCTTCCCCAGGAAGCTTTCCTGCCCACTCTCCCCCACCCAGTGGGCACAGCTTAGGATGATCTCTGCTAACTGCTCATGTTTCTCTGGCTTGAATTTGTTTTCTAAGTGTATATATAGGCTTCACTTTTCCTTCAGAGAGGAAGCCACGTTATCTGTCAGGTGCTCCTGAGCACCTGCTTAAGGCACTGCTCAATAGGAACAGACTGGCAAGTAATGCTGGTGACAGTAAGTGGTAGACCTTGGGGCCCAGAAAGGGAGTTACCGGCTCAGTCAGACTGCTCTCCTTCTCCAGGAACTGTACCACACAGTATGCCAACTGCAAAAGTTTGAGGTAGAAAGGTGAGGTGCAGGTTTAGAAGGTTTCAGCACCGCAACAAGATCCCAGAATggaaggggaggggtgaggaaaaATTATCCCACCTGCTCCCTATGCCTCCCCTATCCCAGCTGGACTACCTTTCCACCCCTCTTTTCTTGGCTGTCCGAGTTAGGGATCATCAGGAGGAAGGCAGCTCACCTGAGGGT of Microcebus murinus isolate Inina chromosome 5, M.murinus_Inina_mat1.0, whole genome shotgun sequence contains these proteins:
- the MEA1 gene encoding male-enhanced antigen 1 isoform X1 yields the protein MSMGRGWRTRLPGPSCPAGSEAPARMAAVVLGGDTMGPERIFPNQTEELGPHQGPSEGTGDWSSEEPEEEQEETGAGPAGYSYQPLNQDPEQEEVELAPVGDGEDVVADIQDRIQALGLHLPDPPLESEDEDEGGATALSNHSSIPMDPEHVELVKRTMAGVSLPAPGVPAWAREISDAQWEDVVQKALQARQASPAWK
- the MEA1 gene encoding male-enhanced antigen 1 isoform X2, whose translation is MAAVVLGGDTMGPERIFPNQTEELGPHQGPSEGTGDWSSEEPEEEQEETGAGPAGYSYQPLNQDPEQEEVELAPVGDGEDVVADIQDRIQALGLHLPDPPLESEDEDEGGATALSNHSSIPMDPEHVELVKRTMAGVSLPAPGVPAWAREISDAQWEDVVQKALQARQASPAWK